A segment of the Candidatus Bipolaricaulota bacterium genome:
GGCGCGAGGAGGAGCTTGCCCGGATGGAGGAGCGGATCCTCCAGCGTGAGGACCGGCTTGGGAAGAAATCGACGTACCTCGAGCGGATCGAGGACTCGCTCCGCGCCGACGAGGAAGAGTTGCAACGACTGAAGGAGGAGGGAGAGCGACTCCTTGCTGAGGAGAAGGCGCAGCTCGCCCGGATCTCCGGCTGGACGGAGAAGGAGGCGCAGGAACACCTCCTCAAGCTGGTGGAAACGGAATCACAGCGGTTCTTCTCCCGCAAGGTGGAGGAGGTGGAGCGCCGGGCGAAGGAGGAGGCGCAACAGCGGGCAGCGCGGATCCTCGCCACGGCTGTCCAGCGCTATGCCGGGGAGTACATCGAGGAGAACGCGGTCAGCTCCGTCCCGCTCCCGTCGGAGGAGTTCAAGGGGAGGATCATCGGGCGCGAGGGAAGGAACATCAGGACATTCGAGGCCCTCACCGGGGTGGAACTCCTCGTGGACGACACCCCGGAGATGGTGGTCCTGTCCAGCTTCCATCCCCTGCGCCGCGAGGTAGCCCGGCTCGCCCTCACCCGGCTGATCGAGGACGGGCGGATCCACCCGGCCCAGATCGAGGAGAAGGTGCAGCGGGCCAAGGCGCGGCTTGCCGACCAGATCAGGGAAGAGGGGCGGAAAGCGGCGTTCGACCTCGGGCTCGACCTTCATCCCGAGCTGACTGCGCTCCTTGGCCGGCTGAAGTACCGGACGAGCTACGGCCAGAACCAGCTCGCCCACTCGGTTGAGGTGGCATGGATCGCCAAGATGATCGCCGAAGAGCTGGGGATCGATGCGGTGAGCGCGAAGCGGGCCGGACTTCTGCACGACATCGGCAAGGCGGTCGACCACGAGGTGGAAGGACCGCACGCCCTGATCGGGGCTGATCTCGCCCGCCGCTACGGGGAGAAGTCGGTGGTAGTGCACGCGATCGCCGCCCACCACGAGGACGTCGACCCGGAGAGCGTCCTTGACGTGATCATCCAGGCGGCTGACACCCTGTCCGCGGCGCGGCCCGGGGCGCGACACGAGACGTTCGAGCGGTACATCCAACGTCTCAAGGACCTGGAAGCTTTATGTCGTTCGTTCCCGGCGGTGCAGGAAGCATACGCCCTCCAGGCCGGGCGCGAGGTGCGAGTGATGGTCCATCCCGATCGAGCGAGCGACGAGGTGGCGGCGAAGCTCGCCTACGACATCGCCCGCGCGATCGAAGAGGAGCTAAACTATCCTGGGGAGATCAAGGTGAACGTCATCCGCCAGACCCAGTTCACCCAGAGCGCAAAGTAAGGAGGGAGGAGAGATGGAACAGATGCTCAAGGTTTCATCGCATTCCGATCCGAGTGCGACCGCCGGCGCGATCGCCAACGGAATTCGCACTACCGGGGAGGCTCATCTGCAGGTGATCGGCCCGCGCGCGGTGAACCAGGCAGTGAAGGCAATCGCCATTGCCCGAGGTTACCTGGCAACGAGCGGGGTGGACCTCTACTTCACTCCGGGGTTCGCTAGCATCCGTATTGGGGACGACGAGAAGACGGCGATTCACTTCACCGTCCGCCCCCGCTTCCCCCTTCCCGCCTCGGAGAAGGAGGGGGAGGAGCCGGTATAGGGGAATCTTGCCCGGTGCCGGCGGAACCGTTACCATCTCCGCCGGCATATTATTTTAAAGGAGTGACTTTATTATGTATAAGTTTTTCTCGCGCTATCGAAAAGGTATCATATGGGCTATTGTCCTTGCGTTCCTCCTCGGAGGGGTGGGGCTGTTCGGACTGAACCAGGCCGGGGTCCTGCGCCGCTCCAATCCGGAGGAAGAAGCAGGGCTGGCCGCGATCGTGAACGGGACGAAGATCACCCGCCAGGCATTGGCGCAAGCGACGGACAATCTGCGCAAGCAGTATGAGAACTACTACAGGCAGTTCGGACAGGACACGAGCACCCTGTTCGTCGGGGCGCACGGCGCGCTGCTCAACCTGGAGCTGGAGGCGCAAGCGCTGCAGAACCTGATCCAGGAAGCGATCCTCGCCCAACAGGCGAAGAAGCTGCACATATCCGTATCCAAGCGCGAGATTGAGGATGCATATAACAAGCAATACAACGATATCCTGCAGCGTTACAACCTTACCGAGGATCAGCTCGCCTCCATCCTTCAGGCTCAGGGGCAGACCCTGGAGGGGTTCAAGGCACAGCTGCGCGATTCCGCGGCCCGTCAGTTGCGGAACGAGAAACTGCGAGAGAAGGTGGTCGGTCAGATCGATCCGACCGACGACGAGCTCCAGGCGTACTTCGAGAAGAACATCGCCAAATACGATCAACCCGAGCAGATCCGGGCATCGCACATCCTGGTGAAGGACGAGGAGACGGCGAAGGAAGTGCTGGAGAAATTGAAGAGTGGGGCCGACTTTGCGGAGCTCGCGAAGGAGTACTCCCAGGATCCCGGGACCAAGGACAAGGGCGGCGACCTCGGTTGGTTCTCTCGGGGGAGGATGGTGAAGGAGTTCGAGGACGCGGCGTTCGCCCTGAAGAACGTTGGCGACATCAGCGACATCGTGAAGACCTCTTACGGCTACCACATCATCAAGCTGACCGGGCGCAAACCACACCACACCCCGACGTTGGACGAGGTAAAGGACCAGGTACGAGAGGATTACATCAAAGACGAGACGAACAAGCGGTTCTCTGATTGGTACAAGACGGTGCATGATCAAGCGGACATCGTGATCAAGCTCCCCGAGGTGGAGGCGTACCTGACGGAGCAACAGGACCTGGACAAGGGGATAGCGGCATTGAAGGAGGTCCGAGATGAGGGGACGTCAAGTGATCCCTACATCTCTTACTACCTCGGTCGCGCCTATGAATCGAAGATG
Coding sequences within it:
- a CDS encoding stage V sporulation protein S; its protein translation is MEQMLKVSSHSDPSATAGAIANGIRTTGEAHLQVIGPRAVNQAVKAIAIARGYLATSGVDLYFTPGFASIRIGDDEKTAIHFTVRPRFPLPASEKEGEEPV
- the rny gene encoding ribonuclease Y; translated protein: MIGYIGLGVGIIAAVALGYLIGRIPRTKKEEEIIASAQEEAERLKRERILEARQEIQEMREEFEARTKRREEELARMEERILQREDRLGKKSTYLERIEDSLRADEEELQRLKEEGERLLAEEKAQLARISGWTEKEAQEHLLKLVETESQRFFSRKVEEVERRAKEEAQQRAARILATAVQRYAGEYIEENAVSSVPLPSEEFKGRIIGREGRNIRTFEALTGVELLVDDTPEMVVLSSFHPLRREVARLALTRLIEDGRIHPAQIEEKVQRAKARLADQIREEGRKAAFDLGLDLHPELTALLGRLKYRTSYGQNQLAHSVEVAWIAKMIAEELGIDAVSAKRAGLLHDIGKAVDHEVEGPHALIGADLARRYGEKSVVVHAIAAHHEDVDPESVLDVIIQAADTLSAARPGARHETFERYIQRLKDLEALCRSFPAVQEAYALQAGREVRVMVHPDRASDEVAAKLAYDIARAIEEELNYPGEIKVNVIRQTQFTQSAK